In the Fibrobacter sp. genome, one interval contains:
- a CDS encoding SPOR domain-containing protein, with protein MRKIIAIASVLSAFAFAADKPTDLDSLFRGKEYKPQLSSSLRENADSQSSVPGKAAAKSSKSEGYYVLQFESVADFDAAQRRRAQISASTGYAIQVVFDAPFYKLRGGGWTSKKAAEDKARELSAYNITAFVIKVK; from the coding sequence ATGCGTAAGATTATTGCTATTGCATCTGTTTTGTCTGCATTTGCCTTTGCGGCAGATAAGCCTACCGATCTGGATTCCCTGTTCCGCGGTAAGGAGTACAAGCCCCAGCTGAGTTCCTCCCTCCGAGAAAATGCGGACAGCCAGTCTTCCGTTCCTGGTAAGGCTGCAGCCAAGTCCAGCAAGTCCGAGGGCTACTACGTGCTGCAGTTTGAATCCGTTGCTGATTTCGATGCAGCCCAGCGTCGTCGAGCACAGATTTCCGCCAGTACGGGTTACGCAATCCAGGTTGTCTTTGATGCTCCCTTCTATAAGCTCCGCGGTGGTGGATGGACTTCCAAGAAGGCCGCCGAAGACAAGGCTCGTGAACTTTCTGCTTACAACATTACAGCCTTTGTCATCAAGGTCAAGTAG
- a CDS encoding RNA methyltransferase, with protein MSEVNEKESLESLLARVTDRRQELLTSVVDRRTRHFCMVLEDLFDPHNISAVIRTAEVFGLQDVHIIEEDNAYSVNKSILKGSYKWMSLYLYKKRMLCMEKLRAKGYKIAVASTNTTNSVLDLDLSQPTAFYLGSEFHGNHPDTLAHADYEFKLPQYGITESMNVSVAGGVLMTYLDVFMQKEGREKFLLPKAERDALLYDWLDRHVNGIENNSPIKRIEE; from the coding sequence ATGAGTGAAGTAAACGAAAAGGAATCTCTGGAATCTCTCCTGGCTCGAGTCACGGACCGCCGTCAGGAACTGTTGACCTCTGTGGTTGATCGTCGTACAAGACATTTCTGCATGGTGTTGGAAGATCTGTTCGATCCCCATAACATTTCCGCAGTCATTCGTACCGCTGAAGTTTTTGGCTTGCAAGATGTGCACATCATTGAAGAAGACAATGCCTATAGTGTGAACAAGTCCATCTTGAAGGGTTCCTACAAGTGGATGAGCCTTTACCTTTACAAGAAGCGCATGCTTTGCATGGAAAAGCTTCGCGCCAAGGGATACAAGATTGCCGTGGCTAGCACCAATACCACTAATTCCGTTCTGGACCTGGATTTGAGCCAGCCTACCGCTTTCTACCTGGGTAGCGAATTCCACGGAAACCACCCGGACACCCTTGCTCACGCTGATTATGAGTTTAAGCTGCCCCAGTATGGCATTACCGAATCCATGAACGTTTCCGTTGCCGGCGGCGTTCTTATGACTTATCTGGATGTGTTTATGCAGAAGGAAGGCCGCGAAAAGTTCCTGCTTCCCAAGGCTGAAAGGGACGCTCTTCTGTATGATTGGCTGGATCGCCACGTAAATGGCATCGAAAACAACAGCCCGATCAAACGTATCGAAGAGTAA
- a CDS encoding glutamate--tRNA ligase family protein — MNGKIRFAPSPTGYLHEGHLLSALYVWAAAKKWNLHIHLRIEDHDRGRTRQAYIDGIREDLEWLGFQYHSQSIQSERQEIYREVLQKLTDHNLVYPCTCSRKQLESENPRSNTGEIIYQGKCRNLAENLKAKGESYSSCILPPHNLRFRITDKIINWQDLRLGSFSENPAEQCGDFPIVDRDGFFTYQFCVCVDDLDQGITHIVRGEDIVNSTARQIELSQAICQTTGGTIGSIPLEYPHPTYLHHGLITDPSGKKLSKRELAHSIRQDKEAGVTPEQLLGRVLFKAGFQQTDTPVTLPQAIDFLSSTL, encoded by the coding sequence ATGAACGGCAAAATTCGATTCGCCCCCAGCCCTACAGGCTATCTTCACGAAGGCCATCTGCTTTCGGCGCTTTACGTGTGGGCTGCTGCTAAAAAATGGAATCTACACATCCATTTGAGAATCGAAGATCACGACCGGGGCCGAACTCGCCAAGCCTATATTGACGGCATCCGCGAAGACCTGGAATGGCTCGGTTTCCAATATCATAGTCAAAGCATTCAAAGCGAGCGCCAGGAAATCTACAGGGAAGTCCTTCAAAAGCTAACGGATCACAACCTGGTCTACCCCTGCACCTGCAGCAGAAAACAGCTGGAATCAGAGAATCCACGAAGCAATACGGGAGAAATCATCTACCAGGGGAAATGCCGCAATTTAGCGGAGAATTTAAAGGCTAAAGGAGAAAGCTACTCAAGTTGCATTCTGCCGCCTCACAACCTCCGATTCAGAATTACAGATAAAATAATCAACTGGCAAGACCTTCGTCTTGGTTCATTCAGCGAAAATCCCGCCGAGCAATGCGGAGACTTCCCCATTGTAGACCGAGACGGTTTCTTTACCTACCAATTCTGCGTCTGCGTAGATGACCTTGATCAGGGAATAACCCACATCGTCCGTGGCGAAGACATCGTCAATTCTACTGCCAGGCAAATTGAATTGAGCCAAGCGATCTGTCAAACCACCGGCGGCACCATCGGAAGCATCCCCCTGGAATACCCTCATCCCACGTACCTTCACCACGGGCTAATCACGGACCCCTCCGGCAAGAAACTGTCCAAGCGAGAACTGGCCCACAGCATCCGCCAAGACAAGGAAGCAGGTGTAACCCCAGAGCAGCTCCTTGGCAGGGTCCTTTTCAAGGCCGGATTCCAGCAGACCGATACTCCGGTAACTCTGCCCCAGGCCATAGATTTCTTAAGCAGTACCCTTTAG
- a CDS encoding HPr family phosphocarrier protein: MIVKTLVVSNKLGIHARPAGMIVDVTGQSKSDITIVFEGARANAKSILNVMMLAIPAGSEVKFEIDGEDEETVASQLEALFNDHFNEEPC; this comes from the coding sequence ATGATAGTCAAGACATTGGTGGTCTCTAATAAATTGGGAATACACGCTCGACCTGCCGGTATGATCGTAGACGTTACCGGCCAGTCCAAGAGCGATATCACGATTGTTTTCGAAGGTGCAAGGGCTAACGCCAAGAGCATCTTGAACGTGATGATGCTTGCTATTCCTGCCGGTTCCGAAGTGAAGTTCGAAATTGATGGCGAGGACGAGGAAACGGTTGCATCCCAGCTGGAAGCCCTGTTCAATGACCACTTCAACGAAGAACCCTGCTAA
- a CDS encoding DUF3320 domain-containing protein → MSVSPSAIVSKIRQEATLFDSRDRLLNYSAKGDFQSPLIMDAGDLFYDKWLKSKEPLTLDTFFPVSTNFSVQQKIAISDAMTSVLREKDEDFGESDLYMVIGFLKWDGNALAPSLLIPLNADLQKKTLSLSDRLPVENVILRERLQDKISLPKAEDAVVDGNFNIDRYFSLFEKAVSQERSWKFTRHGICLGFFNTSRLLLKKQMEQGWNDKEIDTNPILSSLLIEDGFEIHESLFEDSTFDQIFSPADHNFLYQTDSHSTRVTIDALCDKNCAYTIQALPGTAKIKVAANIVAESVAKAQKVLVVSRRAVTTNNFQIAWKPPYRIFPDVDRPALEQQLRKARKDFSDYYAIVNNPVQPSGVMLSDLLSEFIGAKAPKQKIPEKVFKGVSELSYGKYLTLKEDLDKLIDLYFEKNGYEVRKAFQGVNVPTLSPEQQDELSQELNKAADSVQKLDKMIHMLEVSGLCPTGIFLTSLLDLFELIQENFNEATPTYEDWQLRSNSWTAYKDTLQELPKAGATWVDYRRQNSEIYTDNAEDENILSAREDFAESQKIALKGLSDRYRSSRRRLLQVFKNPRSISSDAQLLEYIDALLDLQENKRAYKESAVLGNHLLGKDWLYEKSDWNILQEKIDFIYDFREKNKKNPKLDLLLHVLEQWHLFKDSLPELADLLETTKNLQQSVRQISKDMELETSLESLDMTKWLDTIKSWSENWNNLDIQLQLTTLFKKFEAYNCPELLEFVQDVNNVSRDIKQAVVYHWTGSQIQATTKNYPDLFAVNPKARNQKCKAYQELLDKFSNANFKQFHDTLAQNENQLTTCTLNQFLSKTERDSYDIAVVLDADCISIAESLPIILCSNRVIFIGDAHSPSIEQLPFDAYQENPVSHTQFFQESILASTLRQGIPTRELWLSTVFSDMALVGFANSHFYNQGIKQLPPPRKDEFKGIKFKVVRDKVSAIAEAAIQHAEKHPGQTLGIIAFHQSTCHEIEAEIQAMVHIDTPAARFFGQTNNNIRYFVKTPERAVDRYRDVMLICAEAEGATGLAGDKKISVCSTLAKAETQVFISEADLSKQTAAKTKQSLFWEWISYLQSKNFTCNSDARSVGSVIQPMVLEALSQENLNVESNFATGGISVGPVVVDANNSNRFLTLIEDDCTTERFRDSVEDRIYIRPTILKQLGWKVINLWLPFWYMSNSDEVGHLVTTIAIEQSVAPPPVEKDSSEEEENIEEVAISAGPAVEPYLVQHPKIEGTPHDKPIAELPAAAIVTQLKFYVDHEAPIHEEILMQRVLELHHVDRAGPVLKQVLTEAINQGLQKKRFVKTGPFFYSLNPIKIGPRDRSQRPASERKLVYVGPEERSMMPASMDEHAIKLALGLLE, encoded by the coding sequence ATGTCAGTGTCACCATCGGCCATCGTATCAAAGATTCGTCAAGAAGCAACCCTTTTTGACTCTCGAGATCGCCTTCTCAACTATTCCGCCAAGGGAGACTTTCAGTCGCCCCTTATCATGGATGCAGGCGACCTTTTTTACGACAAGTGGCTGAAATCCAAGGAACCCCTGACACTGGATACCTTTTTCCCAGTCTCCACAAACTTTTCCGTTCAGCAGAAGATCGCCATTTCCGACGCCATGACGTCCGTTCTTCGTGAAAAGGACGAGGACTTCGGCGAATCCGACCTGTACATGGTCATTGGATTCCTAAAGTGGGACGGAAACGCTCTTGCCCCAAGTCTGCTCATTCCCCTGAATGCAGACCTGCAAAAGAAGACGCTCAGCCTGTCAGACAGGCTCCCTGTAGAAAACGTCATACTGAGAGAACGGCTCCAAGACAAGATTTCACTTCCCAAGGCAGAAGACGCCGTAGTAGACGGCAATTTCAACATCGATCGTTACTTCAGCCTGTTCGAAAAGGCTGTCAGCCAGGAACGAAGCTGGAAATTCACTCGCCACGGCATTTGCCTCGGTTTCTTCAATACAAGTCGTCTACTTCTCAAAAAACAGATGGAACAGGGATGGAACGATAAGGAAATCGACACCAACCCCATTCTGTCATCCCTTCTTATCGAAGACGGCTTTGAGATCCACGAGTCCCTATTCGAGGACTCCACATTCGACCAGATATTCTCTCCGGCCGACCACAACTTTTTATACCAGACCGACTCTCACTCCACTAGGGTCACCATTGACGCCCTTTGCGACAAGAATTGTGCCTACACCATACAGGCCCTGCCGGGAACAGCCAAGATAAAGGTCGCGGCCAACATCGTCGCCGAATCTGTGGCAAAGGCCCAGAAGGTTCTGGTCGTCAGCCGCAGAGCGGTTACTACAAATAATTTCCAGATTGCATGGAAGCCTCCCTATAGAATATTCCCCGACGTGGACCGCCCCGCCTTGGAGCAGCAGCTCCGCAAGGCCCGCAAGGATTTTTCCGACTACTACGCCATAGTCAATAATCCGGTTCAACCATCCGGGGTCATGCTGTCCGACCTACTTTCCGAGTTCATCGGAGCCAAGGCTCCCAAGCAAAAGATTCCGGAAAAAGTATTCAAGGGCGTTTCCGAGTTAAGCTACGGAAAGTATCTTACACTCAAGGAAGACCTGGACAAGCTGATAGACCTGTACTTCGAGAAAAACGGATACGAAGTTCGCAAGGCCTTCCAGGGAGTAAACGTTCCTACGCTTTCTCCAGAGCAGCAAGATGAACTTTCCCAGGAACTGAACAAAGCCGCAGACAGTGTCCAAAAACTGGACAAGATGATTCACATGCTGGAAGTCTCTGGACTGTGTCCAACAGGAATCTTCCTCACCAGCCTTCTTGACCTATTCGAGCTGATTCAAGAAAACTTTAACGAAGCAACCCCCACCTACGAGGATTGGCAGCTTCGCTCCAACAGCTGGACTGCCTACAAGGACACTTTACAGGAACTTCCGAAGGCTGGCGCAACCTGGGTAGACTACCGCAGGCAGAATTCCGAAATCTACACAGACAATGCAGAAGACGAAAACATTCTCTCTGCCCGTGAAGATTTTGCAGAAAGTCAGAAAATCGCACTCAAGGGTTTATCTGATCGTTACCGTTCCTCTCGTAGGCGCCTGCTCCAGGTATTCAAGAACCCTCGCTCCATTTCCAGCGACGCACAGCTTCTGGAATACATCGACGCCCTGCTGGATTTGCAAGAGAACAAGAGAGCCTACAAGGAAAGCGCCGTCCTCGGCAACCACCTGCTGGGAAAAGACTGGCTCTACGAGAAATCCGACTGGAACATCCTGCAAGAAAAAATCGACTTTATCTACGACTTCAGGGAAAAGAACAAGAAGAATCCCAAGCTAGATCTGCTACTCCATGTTCTTGAGCAGTGGCACCTGTTCAAGGATTCCCTGCCAGAACTTGCCGACCTGCTGGAAACCACCAAGAATCTTCAGCAGTCTGTCCGTCAAATTTCCAAGGACATGGAACTGGAAACGTCCCTAGAAAGCCTGGACATGACCAAGTGGCTGGACACAATCAAGTCCTGGAGCGAAAACTGGAACAACCTGGACATTCAGCTTCAGCTCACGACATTGTTCAAAAAGTTCGAAGCATACAACTGTCCAGAATTATTGGAATTCGTTCAGGACGTCAACAACGTAAGCCGTGATATCAAGCAGGCAGTCGTTTACCATTGGACTGGTTCCCAGATCCAGGCCACCACAAAGAACTATCCCGACCTGTTTGCCGTCAATCCCAAGGCAAGGAATCAGAAGTGCAAAGCCTACCAGGAATTACTGGACAAGTTCAGCAACGCAAACTTCAAGCAGTTCCACGACACACTGGCCCAAAACGAAAACCAGCTGACAACATGTACGTTAAACCAGTTCCTCTCCAAAACGGAACGGGACTCCTACGACATAGCCGTTGTCCTTGATGCAGACTGCATCAGCATCGCCGAATCCTTACCCATCATTCTTTGCTCCAACCGCGTCATCTTTATTGGCGACGCCCATAGTCCGAGCATTGAACAACTGCCTTTTGACGCCTACCAGGAAAATCCGGTTTCTCACACACAGTTCTTCCAGGAAAGCATCCTGGCATCAACGTTACGTCAGGGAATCCCCACCAGAGAACTCTGGCTGTCTACCGTATTCTCAGACATGGCACTGGTCGGATTTGCCAACAGTCATTTCTATAACCAGGGAATCAAGCAGCTACCGCCCCCTCGTAAAGACGAATTCAAGGGAATCAAGTTCAAGGTTGTCCGCGACAAGGTATCGGCCATCGCGGAAGCGGCCATTCAACATGCCGAAAAGCACCCGGGTCAGACCCTAGGCATCATCGCCTTCCACCAGTCTACCTGCCATGAAATTGAAGCAGAAATTCAAGCCATGGTTCACATCGATACCCCGGCAGCAAGGTTCTTTGGACAGACCAACAACAACATCCGTTACTTTGTCAAGACTCCGGAGCGTGCTGTTGACCGTTACCGCGATGTCATGCTTATTTGCGCAGAAGCCGAAGGCGCCACTGGCCTAGCCGGCGATAAGAAGATTTCCGTCTGTTCTACTCTGGCAAAAGCCGAAACCCAGGTGTTCATCTCCGAAGCGGATCTGTCAAAGCAGACCGCCGCCAAGACCAAGCAGTCCCTTTTCTGGGAGTGGATATCCTACCTGCAGTCAAAGAATTTTACCTGCAATAGCGACGCTCGCTCCGTCGGCTCCGTTATTCAGCCCATGGTTCTGGAGGCTCTTTCTCAAGAAAATCTGAACGTGGAAAGCAACTTTGCCACAGGAGGAATTTCAGTAGGTCCCGTGGTCGTAGATGCCAACAACTCCAACAGGTTCCTGACTTTGATCGAGGACGACTGCACAACGGAACGTTTCCGCGATTCTGTCGAAGATCGAATCTACATTCGTCCCACCATACTCAAGCAACTGGGCTGGAAGGTCATCAACCTTTGGCTTCCCTTCTGGTACATGTCCAACAGCGACGAAGTTGGACACCTTGTAACAACCATCGCCATTGAACAAAGCGTGGCACCGCCGCCAGTAGAAAAGGATTCCTCGGAAGAAGAAGAAAATATCGAAGAAGTTGCAATAAGCGCAGGTCCGGCTGTAGAACCTTACCTGGTGCAACACCCCAAGATTGAAGGCACTCCTCACGACAAGCCTATTGCAGAACTTCCTGCAGCAGCCATCGTCACCCAGCTCAAGTTCTACGTCGATCACGAGGCTCCGATCCACGAGGAGATCCTGATGCAGCGTGTGCTGGAGCTGCACCATGTAGACCGAGCAGGGCCAGTACTTAAACAGGTTTTGACCGAAGCCATCAACCAGGGGCTCCAGAAGAAACGCTTTGTTAAAACAGGCCCGTTCTTCTACTCTCTGAACCCCATCAAGATAGGCCCCAGAGACCGATCACAGCGCCCCGCCAGCGAACGCAAGCTTGTTTACGTTGGGCCAGAGGAACGATCCATGATGCCAGCATCCATGGATGAGCACGCAATCAAGCTTGCATTAGGCCTGTTGGAATAG
- the ptsP gene encoding phosphoenolpyruvate--protein phosphotransferase, which produces MTTSTKNPANESVLPARIELTGVPASPGYAMGRVFPVIDREISVVEETLPESRIPDEEQLFLKAVNKTAKEIAQIKEISESRAGMKDSLIFATHLMILQDPGLLNGVVEKIRVGHKNARWAVHVVLGAYIDRFESIDSAAMRDKAADLRDLYNRLMAAMEDSGPVLEDVAAEDGVVLAGHELLPSLLMAIKPGQVSGLAMDTGGRTSHVAILARSLQIPLVSGLRNFAAMVKSGDMVLLDGTSGKVIINPSEEDIQDFHKRQEVFESQRRELFTMRQLEPMTRDGKYITLHANIELPAESAKVTDFGATGIGLYRSEFLFLRKDAPTQDEQRDAYRYILETMSPCPVTIRTLDAGGDKLVSGINAVNESNPFMGWRSIRVCLDKEDLFCTQLKALLLANTKGNLRILLPMISGMTELRRAKACIRKCRNELLAEGKTVADVKVGVMIEVPAAVMIVDKLAKEADFFSIGTNDLIQFTLAVDRTNELITEMFQPHHPSVLSMIYQTVQAAHREGIPVAVCGEMSSDPMSVLLLVGLGVDELSMTPWSVMSTKKIIRSINFEDVRETALTVLQMDDAESVNAFLHKKYAQPIADLGISSVVGQVENSKK; this is translated from the coding sequence ATGACCACTTCAACGAAGAACCCTGCTAACGAAAGCGTACTGCCGGCCCGAATAGAACTGACCGGCGTTCCCGCTTCTCCCGGCTATGCAATGGGCCGGGTTTTTCCGGTTATTGACCGCGAAATATCCGTAGTAGAAGAGACTTTACCAGAAAGTCGCATTCCCGACGAAGAACAGCTTTTCCTGAAGGCGGTGAACAAGACCGCTAAGGAAATCGCTCAGATTAAGGAAATTTCTGAAAGCCGCGCCGGCATGAAGGACAGCCTGATCTTTGCAACTCACTTGATGATCTTGCAGGACCCGGGCTTGTTGAATGGCGTGGTGGAAAAGATTCGTGTCGGCCACAAGAATGCCCGCTGGGCGGTGCATGTTGTTCTTGGAGCCTACATCGACCGATTTGAGTCCATTGATTCTGCTGCCATGCGAGACAAGGCTGCAGACCTCAGGGACTTGTACAACCGCCTTATGGCCGCCATGGAAGACTCCGGACCTGTGCTGGAGGACGTGGCTGCAGAGGACGGTGTGGTTCTTGCTGGGCATGAGCTCTTGCCCAGCTTGCTTATGGCGATCAAGCCTGGCCAGGTTAGCGGCTTGGCTATGGATACCGGTGGTCGTACGAGCCATGTGGCTATTCTTGCCCGCTCGTTGCAGATTCCCTTGGTGTCTGGCCTGAGAAACTTCGCCGCCATGGTGAAGTCCGGCGATATGGTGCTTTTGGATGGTACCAGCGGTAAGGTGATTATCAATCCTTCCGAAGAAGACATCCAGGATTTCCATAAGCGTCAAGAAGTTTTTGAAAGCCAGCGTCGCGAGCTGTTTACCATGCGACAGCTGGAGCCTATGACCCGCGATGGCAAGTACATTACGCTGCACGCCAACATTGAACTTCCCGCGGAGTCGGCTAAGGTGACAGACTTTGGTGCTACAGGTATCGGCCTGTACCGTTCCGAGTTCTTGTTCCTGCGAAAGGACGCTCCCACCCAGGATGAGCAGCGAGATGCCTACAGGTATATCCTTGAGACCATGTCTCCCTGCCCTGTGACTATCCGTACCTTGGATGCTGGTGGTGACAAACTGGTCAGCGGAATCAACGCTGTAAACGAATCCAACCCCTTTATGGGATGGCGTTCTATTCGCGTTTGCCTTGATAAGGAAGATTTGTTCTGTACGCAGCTTAAGGCCTTGCTCCTGGCCAATACCAAGGGAAACCTTCGCATTCTGTTGCCAATGATTTCTGGCATGACGGAACTGCGCCGTGCAAAGGCTTGCATTAGGAAATGTCGTAACGAACTTTTGGCAGAAGGGAAGACTGTGGCCGACGTGAAGGTTGGTGTCATGATCGAAGTTCCCGCTGCCGTGATGATTGTGGACAAGCTTGCCAAGGAAGCGGACTTCTTTAGCATTGGTACCAACGACTTGATCCAGTTTACCTTGGCTGTGGACCGTACCAACGAATTGATCACGGAAATGTTCCAACCGCATCACCCGTCTGTGCTTAGCATGATTTACCAGACGGTCCAGGCGGCGCATCGCGAAGGTATTCCTGTTGCGGTTTGCGGTGAAATGAGTTCGGACCCCATGAGTGTCTTGCTCCTGGTTGGTCTTGGCGTGGATGAACTTTCTATGACACCGTGGAGTGTCATGTCCACAAAGAAGATTATTCGATCCATCAACTTTGAAGATGTTCGCGAAACCGCATTGACTGTTTTGCAGATG
- a CDS encoding MlaD family protein — protein sequence MKKNSALYFSVGLVVILALIILVFGVFFLNEKDPRETFNTYHLRFTQVSTLVLDDPVKVNGVKLGKVETIELSGHRVVVTIRLRSDVKIPKDSEIRVQNIGIMGERQIGMILGDATDYFTPGDTINGQFDAGIAEALGLAGEVCDSTKVLLESVKQALNQTIVNPEFQERFKTLLVKAEKLEDRLMVMLNTTDPQIKKSLEGLNQVTVKVNELIDGVKSPIDNMFANTDKVMGNANNLVSELEGVTKHMDELISKVESKIQSKDNTVGILLNDRALHDDLVKTVHTADSLFRVILQDGLDINVDIF from the coding sequence ATGAAAAAGAATTCTGCACTTTATTTTTCTGTTGGGCTTGTTGTAATACTTGCTCTCATCATTCTCGTATTCGGTGTCTTCTTTTTGAACGAAAAGGACCCGCGTGAAACGTTTAACACTTACCACTTGCGCTTTACTCAGGTCAGTACTCTGGTTTTGGATGACCCTGTCAAGGTTAACGGTGTAAAGCTTGGTAAGGTTGAAACCATCGAACTGTCCGGCCATCGTGTGGTTGTGACCATTCGTCTCCGTTCCGATGTGAAGATCCCCAAGGATTCCGAAATTCGAGTGCAGAACATCGGTATCATGGGCGAACGCCAGATCGGTATGATCCTTGGTGACGCTACGGATTACTTTACCCCGGGTGACACCATCAACGGTCAGTTTGACGCAGGTATTGCAGAAGCCCTGGGCCTTGCTGGTGAAGTTTGCGATAGCACCAAGGTTTTGCTGGAATCTGTGAAGCAGGCTCTGAACCAGACCATCGTTAATCCTGAATTCCAGGAACGATTCAAGACTCTCCTGGTCAAGGCAGAAAAGCTTGAAGACCGCTTGATGGTGATGCTGAATACTACGGACCCCCAGATCAAGAAGAGCTTGGAAGGTTTGAACCAGGTTACCGTGAAGGTCAACGAGTTGATCGATGGTGTTAAGTCTCCCATTGACAATATGTTTGCCAATACCGATAAGGTCATGGGCAACGCTAACAATCTGGTTAGTGAGCTTGAAGGTGTTACCAAGCATATGGACGAACTGATTTCCAAGGTGGAATCTAAGATCCAGTCCAAGGACAACACCGTTGGTATTTTGTTGAACGACAGAGCCCTGCATGATGACTTGGTTAAGACGGTTCACACGGCCGACAGCCTGTTCCGTGTAATTCTCCAAGACGGCCTGGACATCAACGTGGATATTTTCTGA
- a CDS encoding insulinase family protein, protein MRSEHSKAVKFLMGPALALGSIFAVLTSCASNPAPQTESESKAPESAPVSVESVATTENQKVDQTDLPASYKDVQFPEFNYVAPYPKDYRVEVAPGITGYIVSDRSLPLVNFTVYFEESNVPASLKDNAASAMVGSMIRRGGGGGLSAHALDDSLEFISAGLSTSAGTFSSMFDIDCMSKDFPGMLSMAKQVLTAPAFDAEQLEIIKANYVTAYDRRYETPAKVLSALKSKVNYGANPRLWDSNAEEYKGVTAADVKRLAEGVYSSKKIIFALSGDVDKDSALVMMKDFFAGWKVQEPKTAKPAPVTLNFLRKPGIYVVDKDITQANISMNQPFVKRPHVDYYPAAVASFILGGGSFTSRLMNRVRSDEGLAYSVYSTVGNDYRDTAMATIALQTKVESVDFAIKLIFEEVEKLAKEGPSEEELAQAKKALIESLPSLFDSPSSTAILFAKGELVGKTFDHYLDYVKEINAVTADQVKAMVAKYFGKDQMTISIVAPVSKLESLKPFTVVPLDSLEFRN, encoded by the coding sequence ATGCGTAGTGAACATTCTAAAGCTGTCAAGTTTTTGATGGGACCGGCTTTGGCCTTGGGTTCCATATTTGCGGTATTGACCTCCTGTGCGTCCAATCCGGCTCCTCAAACAGAGTCCGAATCCAAGGCGCCGGAATCTGCTCCGGTTTCTGTAGAATCTGTAGCGACAACTGAAAATCAAAAAGTCGATCAAACGGATTTGCCTGCCAGCTATAAGGATGTCCAATTTCCAGAGTTCAATTACGTGGCTCCCTATCCGAAGGATTATCGAGTTGAGGTTGCCCCAGGTATTACTGGATATATCGTCAGCGACCGTAGTCTTCCCTTGGTGAACTTTACGGTGTATTTCGAGGAATCTAACGTTCCTGCCTCCCTCAAGGATAATGCGGCCAGCGCCATGGTTGGTTCCATGATTCGTCGTGGCGGTGGCGGCGGGTTGTCTGCCCACGCTCTGGACGACTCCCTGGAATTCATCAGTGCAGGTCTTAGCACTTCTGCGGGAACCTTCAGTTCCATGTTTGACATAGACTGTATGTCAAAGGATTTCCCGGGCATGCTTTCCATGGCGAAGCAGGTCCTTACCGCTCCGGCCTTTGATGCAGAACAGTTGGAAATTATCAAGGCCAATTATGTAACCGCCTATGACCGACGTTATGAAACGCCTGCCAAGGTCCTTTCAGCTCTGAAATCCAAGGTAAACTATGGGGCAAATCCCAGGCTTTGGGATTCCAACGCTGAGGAATACAAGGGAGTAACCGCTGCCGATGTGAAACGTCTTGCCGAAGGCGTGTATTCTTCCAAGAAGATCATCTTTGCACTGTCCGGTGACGTGGATAAGGATTCTGCCCTGGTCATGATGAAGGATTTCTTTGCTGGCTGGAAGGTTCAGGAACCGAAAACGGCAAAGCCTGCTCCAGTGACACTGAACTTCCTGCGTAAGCCGGGCATCTACGTGGTGGACAAGGATATCACCCAGGCAAACATTTCCATGAACCAGCCCTTCGTGAAACGGCCCCACGTAGATTACTATCCTGCGGCTGTGGCCAGCTTCATCTTGGGTGGAGGCAGCTTTACCAGCCGCCTGATGAATCGTGTCCGCAGTGACGAAGGCCTGGCCTACAGCGTCTACAGTACCGTAGGTAATGACTATCGAGATACAGCCATGGCAACCATTGCCTTGCAGACCAAGGTGGAATCGGTGGACTTTGCCATAAAGCTTATTTTCGAGGAAGTGGAAAAACTGGCTAAGGAAGGCCCGTCCGAAGAGGAACTGGCACAGGCTAAGAAGGCCTTGATCGAAAGTCTGCCCAGCCTTTTTGACAGCCCGTCCTCTACAGCGATTCTCTTTGCCAAGGGAGAACTTGTGGGCAAGACCTTTGACCATTATCTTGACTATGTGAAGGAAATCAACGCTGTCACGGCGGATCAGGTGAAGGCCATGGTGGCTAAGTATTTTGGCAAGGACCAGATGACCATTTCTATTGTGGCCCCGGTATCTAAGCTGGAATCCTTGAAACCCTTTACAGTTGTTCCGCTGGATAGTCTGGAATTCAGGAACTAA